The following nucleotide sequence is from Nitrosopumilus adriaticus.
TAACATCAAACTCTATCCATTTTCCAGATATGTCATTTGATATCACTACCGTATCAGTAACAGTTGCCATAAAGCTACCACCATCCCAATTTTCACATGCATTCTCATCTGAGCAATCCCATGTTACACCCTTTTGTGTTCCAACAAAATTTGCAAATGGTGCATTAGAGCCTACTCCTTCTTGCCAAGGTTCAGTTAAACTGCGAACAGTAACTGATTGTCCTTCTTGCCATCGTCCATCATTGTCAACTACAAAAATTTTCAGTTTTGCAGAGTCCAGTGTTTTATCACCTATGGCAGTTCCCAATTGTGCTTCATCAAAACCAACTAGGACTCTGTTATTTGTTGGACCAGAACCCATGACACGCAAGACTTCGCTTGCGCCTTCATTTGATTGCTGTAGTCCTTCTCTAACAAAGCTGTCTTTTGATGAAAAGAGAATGGCTGAATTTTCAGTGAATTGAATGTCAGATACAGAAGTTTTTACTGCTCGGAATGCCGAGAAGCTTTCAGTGTTTGTTCCCATCATTTGTGAATCAAAACCTTGGCTTTGTTGAATAAATATTCCAGTAGGGAATGATGCAGATGAAGGATCAAAACATAATCCAGTGTTGCAAAGCATTTCGTAGTTTTTATCAGAAAGCAAAGACGACGTGAATCCATCACCTAGCATAAAAAAAGTCATGCCAGAAAAGACCACGCCAGCTATTACCATCACACTTAGAAGTTTAATTCCAGAATGCTCAGTTGTCGTCAGCGTTTTCATTACTTTATGATATACTATTGTATTAGTATAGACTTGTTTGTAATCCAATTACACACATTTTTCAAATGTATTCTAAAACCAAAATATTCAGAATGTGTTTTGGCAGCAAACAGGTATAATTGATGAAAATTTTAAAGATTAGTTTTTAGATGCAATGAATGATGCATCAACAACACCATATCCATATTCATTGAGATTACCACCTTGTGAGGAATTAGGTCTTGCATTTTGTTCAATTTCATTTAATAATTGTTCAGGAGACAATTCAGGGTTTGAGTCAATCATAAGTGCAACAATTCCTGCAACATGTGGAGTAGTAGCCGATGTTCCATAAAACAAGTTTCCACCATATGCAATTGTGGTGACACCATTTGGACCTACAACGCTTGGAACAGATTTACCATTATTTGTAGGTCCATGAGAACTAAATGATTCTAATTTTCCGTCCATGCTGTTAACTGCGCCAACTACAATGACACCTTTAGCATCAGCTGGAACTACAACACTACCTGAGGATACAGGGTATTCTATACTGTTGTTAACTGAAAATAACTCCATAGAGGAATGTTTTGGTACGTCTGATGGAGATTTCAGATCACCCACATAAGATATTCCCAAAGCATACAATCCGGCCATTTGTGGCATAAAGAATACACTTTCAGTTTTTTCAGAGTCAGAAGTCTGAGTGTTTGCAGAATAATCTACAATTTGTCCTAATGGGTCTACAAGTACCAAATCAAAGTCAGATGAATCACCAAGTCCATCATTCCAGTTCAGATAAATCATAATTGGGACTTTATTGTTAATTTGAGATTCAGATACCGATAGAGATAACCCTTCATCACTTTCTGCAAACTCATGCCATGAATTTAGATCACTATCAGAGAATGAACCCTCCCAGTGTTTTTCTGCAAAGTTACCTGATGGTACAATTACAGAGATTCCATGATTGATTGCTTCTTCAACTTTTTTAGTTATATGACTGGAACCATCAGTTGGTAAGTTTGGCCATCCTGCTGCCATTGCAATTACATCAACATTATTTGCAATTGCTTCATCAATTGCACGTCCAAATTCAACATCAGTGTTCATCTCATATAGATAAAGCCCAGAGTTTGGAGCAACATCAGATATGATTTCAGCAACTGCTGTTCCGTGACTTTGACTATCTCCTTGTTCAATGGATTGGAGAACCATAGAGTTTTCAAAAGAATTTCTAAATGATTTAAAATCTACAATATTATCAGATATTTTTGGATTTTCAGTATCAAATACAATATCAAGTACTGCAACTTTTACATCTTCACCTGTAATTCCAGAACCGTGAACGATATCCACATTTGTTGAGAATACTCCTTCTGAAACTGGATAGATAGTTTTTGGTTTGGTTGGTGTTACAGGAGCAGGGTTTGTTTCAGATTCTATTGAATCAGCATCATCTAAATCATCAGATTTTTTATCTTCGGAATCTAAAAGTCTATCAGACTTTTTATCATTACTGCTCTGTTGCGCGAAAGTATTGTCTTTGGTTTCATCATCTTTAGTTTCATCTATTTTCTCTTTTTCATCATCAGAAATTTCTAATGATTCTCTATCGGATTCTCTATCGGATTCTCTATCGGATTCTCTATCGGATTCTCTATCGGATTCTCTATCGGATTCTCTATCGGATTCTCTATCGGATTCTCTATCGGATTCTCTATCGGATTCTCTATCGGATTCTCTATCGGATTCTCTATCGGATTCTCTATCGGATTCCATAGTAGATTCTGAAGATTCTTTATCGGATTCCATAGTAGATTCTGAAGATTCTTTATCGGATTCCATAGTAGATTCTGAAGATTCTTTATCGGATTCCATAGTAGATTCTGAAGATTCTTTATCGGATTCCATAGTAGATTCTGAAGATTCTTTATCGGATTCCATAGTAGATTCTGAAGATTCTTTATCGGATTCCATAGTAGATTCTGAAGATTCTTTATCGGATTCCATAGTAGATTCTGAAGATTCTTTATCGGATTCCATAGTAGATTCTGAAGATTCTTTTTCTGAAGATTCAGATAATTGTATTAGATTAGCATATTTTACATCCCCAATGGTTTTCACCACATCAACAGAATTCACAAATGGAGACTGTACAGATTCAAATCCACCTCTAGCAAAGTCAGAAAGATTGGTAGTCGCCCTAGTTTTTGTTACATCTTGTAATGCATTAAGACGAGGGATATTTTCAACACTAGTACTAATTTGAACTATATTTTCACCTTGTACTTCTATATCAGAAAGACTTTGGATTTTCTCAATTGTTGCAGGATCAGTATTGGATAACTCTAAAACAATTCTTGTTTTACCTTGATAGGAGTCAACCCCATATTGCCATGCATTTTCATCAGGAGTTTCATCTTTCAAAAGTTCTCTAATTTGATTATCTGCTTTCTTTACCATAACACCAGGATTCTTTTGTTGCTGGATTTCTGAAGATATTTCTTTCACTTTATCCTTTACGTTTTCTACTTCAACAGTAACCCCAGGTTTAACTTCTAAAATCTTTTCAAAATATTGTAATTTTACTTTTTGAGTGTCTTTGATTAATTGTTGTTCAATCTGTTCTAATTGATCTCGAAAATTTTGATCAGGGGATTTTCCCTGATACTCTTTGTTAAGAGTCTTTATTGCTAATTTCGAGAGAACTTTTTCAACTAAAATTCCTTTTTTAGAATCTTTTTGAGCCTCTTTAACGGAGAAATCAATTTCGTCAGATTCATCGTCTGATTCGTCTTCAGATTCATCAATTATTTTATCAACTGCTTTTACAACAGCCTCCTTAATTTTCATTTTAATTTCAGATTCTAATTTTTTTGCTTTTTCCTCATTCTTTTTTGCATTCTCTGCTACTTTGGCAGCATGTTTTGCTGCATTCTCTGCTGCTGATTCTGCGTCAGATGCGGCTTGTTGAGCTGCTGATTCTGCGTCAGATGCGGCTTGTTGAGCTGCTTGTTCTGCGTCAGATGCGGCTTGTTGAGCTGCTGATTCTGCGTCAGATGCGGCTTGTTGAGCTGCTGATTCTGCGTCAGATGCGGCTTGTTGAGCTGCTTGTTCTGCTGCTTGTTCTGCTGCTTGTTCTGCTGCTTGTTCTGCTGCTTGTTCTGCTGCTTGTTCTGCTGCTTGTTCTGCTGCTTGTTCTGCTGCTTGTTCTGCTGCTTGTTCTGCTGCTTGTTCTGCTGCTTGTTCTGCTGCTTGTTCTGCTGCTTGTTCTGCTGCTTGTTCTGCTGCTTGTTCTGCTGCTTGTTCTGCTGCTTGTTCTGCTGCTTGTTCTGCTGCTTGTTCTGCTGCTTGAGTTACAGTCTCAGTTTCAGTCTCAGTTTTGTCTTTATCATTACCACCCAAATGAGTCACTTTATGATGAGCAAATGCGGGTTCGGCACCTGTAAATCCCCAAGTTAATAATAAAATCGATAAAGACAAAATTAGTATCTTAGAGTTAGTCGTGGCACCTGATTGAGTCTTCAATGTAGATATTATAGGATTAATTTAGATTATGAACTTCTGTTTGTAATTCAATTACATACATTTTTCATCAATATTGAATTTTTCAAAAATCATTCAGTTGAGGCAAATTTAGAACGTGATTTAGCATGTTCTTTTTTGATAGGGATTTGATAATTTGCTGGTTTTTTTGGCAATTGGATACTAAATGTTGTAGGATTATTTCTTACAGAGATTTTACCTTCGTGGGCATCAATTATACTCTTACAGCTAGACAATCCCAGACCGGTTCCTGTCTGCTTTGTAGTGAATAAAGGCTCAAATATTTTATCCAAGTCATCGTCTGAAATGCCTTTTCCAGAGTCCTCAACTTCAATAATTACATCATCATCAGTTTCAATAATTCTAAATATGATTTTTCCATCATCATTAATTGCATAGCATGCATTAATTACCAAATTTGTAAGAATGATCTCAAGCTTGTAAGGATCACATAAAATCATACAGTCATTTTCAGGAATAGTAATTTTTACGCCATAAGGAATTTTGTTATTTTTTATTGTTGATTTTATTATAGACAACAAAGAGCATTTTTCACGTTTTACTTCTGTAACGCTAACATAATCTAAAACATCATCTGTTTGGTGCGTAATTCTCTCAACGGCTCTCCCAATACGTTCAAAATTTTTCAACAAACTATCATCAAGAGTATTTTTAGTTTTAATTTCAATAATTTCAAAACTATTTTTTATAACAGATAAGGGATTTCTGATATCATGAGCAAATCTAGTAGCAAGGCTTCCAATTGAAGACAATCTTTCTTTTTCAATAATTTTTTTATGTAATTCTGCAAGGTCTTTTGACATAATATTGATGTCCCTTCCTAATTCAGAAATTTCATCATTTCCTTTTTCAGGATACAGTACAAAATCGCCCTTTGCTATAGAGTGAGTAACTTTTCTGATTTTATTAAGAGGGTTAGAGATTGATCTTAAAATCAAGAATCTGATTACAAGTGCAGTCAACACAAACAAATTTAATGCAATTACAATACTCCATGTGACTTCAGTGACTAGCAAATCAATGTATTCTTGTCTTTGATCAATGTTACCTGATGTCAATTCAATGGCATGATCAATTTCAGCATTCATTTTATCAAAAGAAGAATTAAAATCTTGATTTAATTGCAAGATTTGAAGTCCAGATACACCTGAAGTTTTCAATTGTATCATATTATTTGAAATGAATAAAAGATCATTCCATTTTGCAGCTAATTCCTCAGTAGTGTTGATATCATCATCATAATTTTTAATCATAAGACTAGAATATTTCGAGAATGAGTCATTGAACAAAGATTTTGCTTGCTCAATTTTATAGAAATTAATCTCAAGGATTTCCTCTAATTCACGATATTCATTTTCTCCAGTATTACGAGTTTCATCTTCAATTAACACAATCTCCATTGTTATTGCAGATAGTTGTGTGGATGCATAACGCATATCCTTTAAGGTATCTAAAACAGGCAAGGTCTCAGAACTGATACTAGAAAATGAATCTTGCAGTTGTTTTGTATTCATTATAGAAACAAAAGAAATCATACCGACTAGGGCAAATAAAACTACAACTTCCAGTACCAGTTTAGTCCTAATCTTCATGAAATTAATGCCTGATTTTAAAAACTAAAGAGTAGCTTGTCGAAAGTAAGCTGGCATAAATAACATATTTCATAAAATAATAATGAATTATAGGCATGAATATTTGAAGAAAAGCCTTGATTGTTTGTGAATAATGTAAACACATCTAATGATATAGCAAAAATGACGTAAAAGTTCCATATGCAGGTTCAAGATATCTCCCTAGACGATGATTTCAAACAGAGTGAAGAGCATGATGAGATTACAATTCTCAAGGATTTTGGTTTGGAGGAAGACGAGGCTCAAACATATGTAGGATTGGCACAGTTAGGATCAGCAAAAGCTAGTGAGATTAGTGCATTTACAAAAATTGATAGAGTGAGAACATACAAAATATTAGAAAATTTGAAAAATCTCGGATTTGCAACCTCAACACTTTCATCACCAATCAAATTTTCAGCAAATGAGCCAGAAAGTATTCTAAAAGATATAATTTTAAAACAAAAACAAAAAGTTGAGCATTTAGAAAAAAACAGTTCGCAGTTTTTAAAAATTTTGTCACGCTTAAAATTAAATGAGCCACAAATTGGACTTCCAAAATTAACTATAGTTTCAAACAGGAATAATATTTATGATCAAATGGCAAAAATTATCGAAGAAACCAATGATAGATTATTCATTGTGGTGACATTATCAGATATAATTCGAATGTATTATACATCAATTCCAGAAGTAATCAAAAAAGCAACAAAAAATAATACAAATATCAAATTAATGACAGGACCAGAACTTTTAACGAAACTTGAATACATCAAAAGGCTAGGAATAAATAAATTCAAAATTGTTACCCTTCCCTCACCAGGACGATTGCTTTGCAGTGAGACACAAGTGTTGATGTCAGGAAATACGTCATCTCAAGAAAACAAAAACATCAATGATGAATCAGTCATGGTTACAAACTCAAATGACATTATCAAAAACATGCAAAGCTTGTGTGAGTTTCTTTGGGAATCAGGAGAAGATATTGTAATAGAGGAGAAAAATAATAAAAAAGGAAAGAAATCGCAAAAGCAGTCAACGATTCTAGTAGTTGATGATGATGCAGACGCAGTGAATATTTTTGCAGATTATTTGGAGATAAAAGGAGTTTCAACGGTGGAGAGATGCACATCTGGTAAAAAGGCAATTGAGAGATTCAAAAAGATTCGTCCAGAAGCAGTATTTCTTGATATCATGATGCCTGATGTGGATGGATTTTATGTACTAGATGAGATTCGCAAGATTGAACCCAAAGCAAAAATCATTATGGTTACAGCAGATAAATCTCCTGAAACAACAAAAAAACTAAAAGAGGTAAAACCCGCAGACGTCATCTACAAGCCTTACGACATTGAGCAAATTACAAGGTGTTTAAAATAAAGTTCAATCAAAGAATTCTCCTCTTACCGTTGGCCATCACATTATTTGCAACATTAGCATCCAGTCAAGGGTATTCTCAATCACATGAAAGCGGATTAACTTGGCAGTTAATCTATCTATCAGATAAAGGATGTAATGTTTCAGAAGAACGTAAAGTAAAAGACATGACAGAGATTGTGGAAAAGTATTTTGCAATTTATAAAATAACTAATCAAAAATTAGATTCTGAATGCTTGTTTCAGGGGGAATTTTTTGACAAAACATTTTCAGACGTTGATTTGAATATCATAGTTTTTGATGACAGAATTGGACAGGATTTATTTCTAAAATATGGGTACAATGGTATGTATGCGCATTTTGGTTCACTTAGAATAGATAACCATGTAATTATGGCTACAACCCCTCCACAATTTAGCTCTGCATATGACCATACTGAATTTTCTTGGTCAATATCAGAAAAATTATCTCAATTCATTTTATCCTATCACGGATATAATTCTGAATCAATAGTAAGAATTCTTGATTTTAAATCTGATTATGATATCTGTGTTAAGAGAATTGTAGCTGACGAAAAATGTAACAGCATGGTTGCAGAAATACATTCAGATGTAACAGGAGACGATCATTCAGTACTTGCGCCAATTCCTGAAATATTTAATCAAAAATCAATAAAATATTTGCCAGAGGATCTATATTCATCACATGTGGTCAAAGAAGTATTACGTAAAATTACAAATTGGTGGGTAAATGGAATAATCGATGATCAAATGTATTTAGATTCAATTAAAGAGATTGTAGATGTTCCAATAAAAAATAATAAACAAATCAATACTATAGAATTAGAAATTCCTAATGGGTTTTCAATTCTAAGTTTTTCTAATAAAAAGATGCAAAAAGATTTCAACGAATCTCAAGTCATTACTGCAGAAAATAAGATACACAGTGTTTTAGAGTACGTTCCATTTAACACCGATTCACTATCACCTGATTCAGAATCAACCGAAATTCCAATTTGGTTCAAAAACAGAGCGACATTATGGGAACAAGAGAAAATAGGCGATAGAATATTTTTTGATGGGATGACAGCATTAATTCAAAATGGCGCCATAAGAGATTAACCACATCATCATATTTGCCAGCAATTTTGTAAAGATCCTTTCAACTGAGATAATCATTTTAAAGGCAACTAAATGAACAAAAATGTGCAACTAGAAGACTACCTCAAAGCAGGAAAGATTGCTGCCGAAGTAAGAGAAATGGTCAGAGTAAAAGACTGGATTGGAAAATCAGTATATGATATTTGTGAAGAAGTGGAAAGTGAGATCAAAAAGCGAGGAGCGAAATGTGCATTTCCGGTAAATGCAAGTATTAATGAAATTGCAGCACACTACACGGCTGAACCAAATGACCCAATTACAATCAAAGATACGGATTTGGTAAAAATTGATCTTGGGGCTCAAATTAACGGGCACATTGCAGATACTGCAGTTACTGTCTGCTATGATGCTCAATTTGATGGACTAGTTCAGGCAGCCGAAGAAGCCCTAGGCAATGCAATGTCGATGATCAAAGTAGGGGTAAAAGCAAGCGATATTGGACGCACCATCGAAACTACAATAAAACAAAGAGGATACAAACCAATTGCAAATCTCAGCGGACATTCATTAGAACAATATACAATTCATGCCGGAAAATCAATTCCAAACATTTGGTCAATTGGAGGGTTTTCACTTTCAGATAATTCAGCATATGCATGTGAGCCATTTGTCACCACAGAGCAAGGGGGAGGGTTTGTAAGGAATGGACAAATCAAAAATATTTTTGCAATTAATACACGAAAGAGAACAAAAGATGCAGAAGCTGACAGACTACTTGATTTCATCTGGCAGGAATTCAACATGTTGCCATTTGCATTAAGATGGATTACAAAAGAAT
It contains:
- a CDS encoding ATP-binding protein produces the protein MKIRTKLVLEVVVLFALVGMISFVSIMNTKQLQDSFSSISSETLPVLDTLKDMRYASTQLSAITMEIVLIEDETRNTGENEYRELEEILEINFYKIEQAKSLFNDSFSKYSSLMIKNYDDDINTTEELAAKWNDLLFISNNMIQLKTSGVSGLQILQLNQDFNSSFDKMNAEIDHAIELTSGNIDQRQEYIDLLVTEVTWSIVIALNLFVLTALVIRFLILRSISNPLNKIRKVTHSIAKGDFVLYPEKGNDEISELGRDINIMSKDLAELHKKIIEKERLSSIGSLATRFAHDIRNPLSVIKNSFEIIEIKTKNTLDDSLLKNFERIGRAVERITHQTDDVLDYVSVTEVKREKCSLLSIIKSTIKNNKIPYGVKITIPENDCMILCDPYKLEIILTNLVINACYAINDDGKIIFRIIETDDDVIIEVEDSGKGISDDDLDKIFEPLFTTKQTGTGLGLSSCKSIIDAHEGKISVRNNPTTFSIQLPKKPANYQIPIKKEHAKSRSKFASTE
- a CDS encoding S8 family serine peptidase; protein product: MKTQSGATTNSKILILSLSILLLTWGFTGAEPAFAHHKVTHLGGNDKDKTETETETVTQAAEQAAEQAAEQAAEQAAEQAAEQAAEQAAEQAAEQAAEQAAEQAAEQAAEQAAEQAAEQAAEQAAEQAAEQAAEQAAEQAAQQAASDAESAAQQAASDAESAAQQAASDAEQAAQQAASDAESAAQQAASDAESAAENAAKHAAKVAENAKKNEEKAKKLESEIKMKIKEAVVKAVDKIIDESEDESDDESDEIDFSVKEAQKDSKKGILVEKVLSKLAIKTLNKEYQGKSPDQNFRDQLEQIEQQLIKDTQKVKLQYFEKILEVKPGVTVEVENVKDKVKEISSEIQQQKNPGVMVKKADNQIRELLKDETPDENAWQYGVDSYQGKTRIVLELSNTDPATIEKIQSLSDIEVQGENIVQISTSVENIPRLNALQDVTKTRATTNLSDFARGGFESVQSPFVNSVDVVKTIGDVKYANLIQLSESSEKESSESTMESDKESSESTMESDKESSESTMESDKESSESTMESDKESSESTMESDKESSESTMESDKESSESTMESDKESSESTMESDKESSESTMESDRESDRESDRESDRESDRESDRESDRESDRESDRESDRESDRESDRESDRESDRESLEISDDEKEKIDETKDDETKDNTFAQQSSNDKKSDRLLDSEDKKSDDLDDADSIESETNPAPVTPTKPKTIYPVSEGVFSTNVDIVHGSGITGEDVKVAVLDIVFDTENPKISDNIVDFKSFRNSFENSMVLQSIEQGDSQSHGTAVAEIISDVAPNSGLYLYEMNTDVEFGRAIDEAIANNVDVIAMAAGWPNLPTDGSSHITKKVEEAINHGISVIVPSGNFAEKHWEGSFSDSDLNSWHEFAESDEGLSLSVSESQINNKVPIMIYLNWNDGLGDSSDFDLVLVDPLGQIVDYSANTQTSDSEKTESVFFMPQMAGLYALGISYVGDLKSPSDVPKHSSMELFSVNNSIEYPVSSGSVVVPADAKGVIVVGAVNSMDGKLESFSSHGPTNNGKSVPSVVGPNGVTTIAYGGNLFYGTSATTPHVAGIVALMIDSNPELSPEQLLNEIEQNARPNSSQGGNLNEYGYGVVDASFIASKN
- the map gene encoding type II methionyl aminopeptidase codes for the protein MQLEDYLKAGKIAAEVREMVRVKDWIGKSVYDICEEVESEIKKRGAKCAFPVNASINEIAAHYTAEPNDPITIKDTDLVKIDLGAQINGHIADTAVTVCYDAQFDGLVQAAEEALGNAMSMIKVGVKASDIGRTIETTIKQRGYKPIANLSGHSLEQYTIHAGKSIPNIWSIGGFSLSDNSAYACEPFVTTEQGGGFVRNGQIKNIFAINTRKRTKDAEADRLLDFIWQEFNMLPFALRWITKEWEEKQARELLNILIKKKAVQAYPILIEVNEQRVAQAEHTFIPLEDGVTVTTKAP
- a CDS encoding DNRLRE domain-containing protein; this translates as MDYKQVYTNTIVYHKVMKTLTTTEHSGIKLLSVMVIAGVVFSGMTFFMLGDGFTSSLLSDKNYEMLCNTGLCFDPSSASFPTGIFIQQSQGFDSQMMGTNTESFSAFRAVKTSVSDIQFTENSAILFSSKDSFVREGLQQSNEGASEVLRVMGSGPTNNRVLVGFDEAQLGTAIGDKTLDSAKLKIFVVDNDGRWQEGQSVTVRSLTEPWQEGVGSNAPFANFVGTQKGVTWDCSDENACENWDGGSFMATVTDTVVISNDISGKWIEFDVTKDIMAYLDGTPNYGWVIMKSDEDSSGRINIAARETQANIPQLELTFT
- a CDS encoding response regulator, whose amino-acid sequence is MQVQDISLDDDFKQSEEHDEITILKDFGLEEDEAQTYVGLAQLGSAKASEISAFTKIDRVRTYKILENLKNLGFATSTLSSPIKFSANEPESILKDIILKQKQKVEHLEKNSSQFLKILSRLKLNEPQIGLPKLTIVSNRNNIYDQMAKIIEETNDRLFIVVTLSDIIRMYYTSIPEVIKKATKNNTNIKLMTGPELLTKLEYIKRLGINKFKIVTLPSPGRLLCSETQVLMSGNTSSQENKNINDESVMVTNSNDIIKNMQSLCEFLWESGEDIVIEEKNNKKGKKSQKQSTILVVDDDADAVNIFADYLEIKGVSTVERCTSGKKAIERFKKIRPEAVFLDIMMPDVDGFYVLDEIRKIEPKAKIIMVTADKSPETTKKLKEVKPADVIYKPYDIEQITRCLK